From Camelus dromedarius isolate mCamDro1 chromosome X, mCamDro1.pat, whole genome shotgun sequence, one genomic window encodes:
- the TSPYL2 gene encoding testis-specific Y-encoded-like protein 2 isoform X2, with protein MDRPDEGPPAKARRLSSSEPPLDELPPPPPPPPPPPPPPLLRLPLPPPQQRPRLREETEAAQVLADMRGVGLGPALPPPPPYVILEEGGIRAYFTLGAGGPGWEPAIESGYGGAPPPTESLETLSPSEVSGGSLEIDFQVTEPSSFAGEKALETCGAGGRGYQRLTGLRVREETVIIVEDDDEDEKESVRKRRRRRRRKPRKVKKESREKNAEKIECILQALENIQLDLEAVNIKAGKAFLRLKRKFIQMRRPFLERRDLIIQHIPGFWVKAFLNHPKISILINQRDEDIFRYLTNLQVQDLRHISMGYKMKLYFQTNPYFTNMVIVKEFQRNHSGRLVSHSTPIRWHRGQEPQVHRHRNRDASHSFFSWFSNHSLPEADRIAEIIKNDLWVNPVRYYMMGEGGYRASRKKQEKEESKNMDECEVVIVEDSDDCHIMEDIIGDTSDSDGITDNETIHDIKISDFMETTDCFETTDNEITDISESLCDSECPDHNESLDNETTDNNESPDDNETTDNNESADDNETTDNNESTDDNHENPDDNENPYDNSENPEDNTDDNEENPEDNEENIDDNEESADGDENPNGDDENPKGGNHSSNSNNQDSSDSDNEGDNEGSDIEDNDGNEGDNEGSDDDGNEGDNEGSDDDDRDIEYYENDIEDFGRDHRNSTNLDDYEDEVENISESESSVEEEEEEGSEEGSEQEGEYSEDEEGIEEEEGIEDSEGGEDSEDSDMEEVLQVQNPWANLGKRGKTG; from the exons ATGGACCGCCCGGATGAGGGGCCCCCGGCCAAGGCCCGCCGCCTCAGTAGCTCCGAGCCCCCTCTGGACGAgctgccgccaccgccgccgccgccgccgccgccgcctccgccgcctcTCCTGCGcctgcccctgcctccacctcagCAGCGCCCGAGGCTCCGGGAGGAAACCGAGGCGGCACAGGTGCTGGCTGACATGAGGGGGGTGGGACTGGGCCCCGCtctgcccccgccgccgccctATGTCATTCTGGAGGAGGGGGGTATCCGCGCGTACTtcaccctgggggctgggggtcccGGCTGGGAGCCCGCGATCGAGTCAGGATACGGGGGGGCGCCCCCTCCCACGGAGAGCCTGGAAACTCTCTCTCCCTCGGAGGTTTCGGGGGGAAGCCTGGAGATTGACTTCCAGGTGACGGAGCCCAGCAGCTTTGCAGGAGAGAAGGCCCTAGAAACCTGTGGCGCAGGGGGGCGGGGGTACCAGAGGTTAACCGGTCTGAGAGTGAGGGAAGAGACCGTCATCATCGTGGAAGACGACGacgaagatgaaaaggaaagtgtgaggaagaggaggaggaggaggaggaggaagcccaggaaggtgaagaaggaaagcagagagaagaatgcCGAGAAGATAGAGTGCATCCTGCAGGCGCTGGAAAACATTCAGCTGGACCTGGAGGCGGTGAATATCAAGGCGGGCAAGGCCTTCCTCCGTCTCAAGCGCAAGTTCATCCAGATGCGAAGACCCTTCTTGGAGCGCAGAGATCTCATCATCCAGCATATCCCGGGCTTCTGGGTCAAAGCA TTCCTCAACCACCCCAAAATTTCAATCTTGATCAACCAACGTGATGAAGACATTTTCCGCTACTTGACCAATCTGCAG GTACAGGATCTCAGACATATCTCCATGGGCTACAAAATGAAGCTGTACTTCCAGACAAACCCTTACTTCACAAATATGGTGATTGTCAAGGAGTTCCAGCGCAACCACTCTG GCCGGCTAGTGTCTCACTCCACCCCAATTCGCTGGCACCGGGGCCAGGAACCCCAGGTCCACAGGCACAGGAACCGGGACGCCAGCCACAGCTTCTTCAGCTGGTTCTCAAACCATAGCCTCCCAGAGGCCGACAGGATTGCTGAG ATTATCAAGAATGACCTGTGGGTTAACCCTGTGCGTTACTACATGATGGGAGAAGGGGGCTACAGGGCAAGcagaaagaagcaagaaaaggaagaaag TAAAAACATGGATGAATGTGAGGTGGTGATCGTGGAAGACTCCGATGACTGTCACATCATGGAAGACATCATTGGCGACACCTCAGACAGTGATGGTATCACCGACAATGAGACTATTCATGACATCAAGATCTCTGACTTCATGGAGACCACTGACTGCTTCGAGACCACTGACAACGAGATAACTGACATCAGCGAGAGCCTCTGTGACAGTGAGTGCCCTGACCACAATGAGAGCCTTGACAATGAGACCACCGACAACAATGAGAGCCCTGATGACAATGAAACCACTGATAACAATGAGAGCGCTGATGACAATGAGACCACTGACAACAATGAGAGTACTGATGACAACCATGAGAATCCTGATGACAACGAGAACCCTTATGACAACAGTGAGAACCCTGAAGACAACACCGATGACAATGAAGAGAACCCTGAAGACAACGAAGAGAACATTGATGACAATGAGGAGAGCGCTGATGGTGATGAGAATCCCAACGGTGATGATGAGAACCCCAAAGGGGGCAACcacagcagcaacagcaacaaccaGGACAGCAGCGACAGTGATAATGAAGGGGACAATGAGGGCAGTGATATTGAAGACAACGATGGCAACGAAGGTGACAATGAAGGTAGTGATGATGACGGCAACGAAGGTGACAATGAAggcagtgatgatgatgacagagACATTGAATACTACGAAAATGACATTGAAGACTTTGGCAGGGATCACCGTAACAGCACCAACCTGGATGACTATGAAGACGAGGTAGAGAACATCTCCGAATCAGAATCATCagtggaggaagaagaagaggagggcaGTGAGGAAG GCAGCGAGCAAGAAGGTGAGTACAGCGAGGACGAGGAAGGAAtcgaggaggaggaaggaatagAAGACTCAGAAGGAGGGGAAGACTCGGAAGATTCGGACATGGAGGAGGTGCTTCAGGTCCAAAACCCTTGGGCCAACCTGGGGAAGAGGGGCAAAACAGGATAA
- the TSPYL2 gene encoding testis-specific Y-encoded-like protein 2 isoform X1, with product MDRPDEGPPAKARRLSSSEPPLDELPPPPPPPPPPPPPPLLRLPLPPPQQRPRLREETEAAQVLADMRGVGLGPALPPPPPYVILEEGGIRAYFTLGAGGPGWEPAIESGYGGAPPPTESLETLSPSEVSGGSLEIDFQVTEPSSFAGEKALETCGAGGRGYQRLTGLRVREETVIIVEDDDEDEKESVRKRRRRRRRKPRKVKKESREKNAEKIECILQALENIQLDLEAVNIKAGKAFLRLKRKFIQMRRPFLERRDLIIQHIPGFWVKAFLNHPKISILINQRDEDIFRYLTNLQVQDLRHISMGYKMKLYFQTNPYFTNMVIVKEFQRNHSGRLVSHSTPIRWHRGQEPQVHRHRNRDASHSFFSWFSNHSLPEADRIAEIIKNDLWVNPVRYYMMGEGGYRASRKKQEKEERLPYSKNMDECEVVIVEDSDDCHIMEDIIGDTSDSDGITDNETIHDIKISDFMETTDCFETTDNEITDISESLCDSECPDHNESLDNETTDNNESPDDNETTDNNESADDNETTDNNESTDDNHENPDDNENPYDNSENPEDNTDDNEENPEDNEENIDDNEESADGDENPNGDDENPKGGNHSSNSNNQDSSDSDNEGDNEGSDIEDNDGNEGDNEGSDDDGNEGDNEGSDDDDRDIEYYENDIEDFGRDHRNSTNLDDYEDEVENISESESSVEEEEEEGSEEGSEQEGEYSEDEEGIEEEEGIEDSEGGEDSEDSDMEEVLQVQNPWANLGKRGKTG from the exons ATGGACCGCCCGGATGAGGGGCCCCCGGCCAAGGCCCGCCGCCTCAGTAGCTCCGAGCCCCCTCTGGACGAgctgccgccaccgccgccgccgccgccgccgccgcctccgccgcctcTCCTGCGcctgcccctgcctccacctcagCAGCGCCCGAGGCTCCGGGAGGAAACCGAGGCGGCACAGGTGCTGGCTGACATGAGGGGGGTGGGACTGGGCCCCGCtctgcccccgccgccgccctATGTCATTCTGGAGGAGGGGGGTATCCGCGCGTACTtcaccctgggggctgggggtcccGGCTGGGAGCCCGCGATCGAGTCAGGATACGGGGGGGCGCCCCCTCCCACGGAGAGCCTGGAAACTCTCTCTCCCTCGGAGGTTTCGGGGGGAAGCCTGGAGATTGACTTCCAGGTGACGGAGCCCAGCAGCTTTGCAGGAGAGAAGGCCCTAGAAACCTGTGGCGCAGGGGGGCGGGGGTACCAGAGGTTAACCGGTCTGAGAGTGAGGGAAGAGACCGTCATCATCGTGGAAGACGACGacgaagatgaaaaggaaagtgtgaggaagaggaggaggaggaggaggaggaagcccaggaaggtgaagaaggaaagcagagagaagaatgcCGAGAAGATAGAGTGCATCCTGCAGGCGCTGGAAAACATTCAGCTGGACCTGGAGGCGGTGAATATCAAGGCGGGCAAGGCCTTCCTCCGTCTCAAGCGCAAGTTCATCCAGATGCGAAGACCCTTCTTGGAGCGCAGAGATCTCATCATCCAGCATATCCCGGGCTTCTGGGTCAAAGCA TTCCTCAACCACCCCAAAATTTCAATCTTGATCAACCAACGTGATGAAGACATTTTCCGCTACTTGACCAATCTGCAG GTACAGGATCTCAGACATATCTCCATGGGCTACAAAATGAAGCTGTACTTCCAGACAAACCCTTACTTCACAAATATGGTGATTGTCAAGGAGTTCCAGCGCAACCACTCTG GCCGGCTAGTGTCTCACTCCACCCCAATTCGCTGGCACCGGGGCCAGGAACCCCAGGTCCACAGGCACAGGAACCGGGACGCCAGCCACAGCTTCTTCAGCTGGTTCTCAAACCATAGCCTCCCAGAGGCCGACAGGATTGCTGAG ATTATCAAGAATGACCTGTGGGTTAACCCTGTGCGTTACTACATGATGGGAGAAGGGGGCTACAGGGCAAGcagaaagaagcaagaaaaggaagaaag GCTTCCCTACAGTAAAAACATGGATGAATGTGAGGTGGTGATCGTGGAAGACTCCGATGACTGTCACATCATGGAAGACATCATTGGCGACACCTCAGACAGTGATGGTATCACCGACAATGAGACTATTCATGACATCAAGATCTCTGACTTCATGGAGACCACTGACTGCTTCGAGACCACTGACAACGAGATAACTGACATCAGCGAGAGCCTCTGTGACAGTGAGTGCCCTGACCACAATGAGAGCCTTGACAATGAGACCACCGACAACAATGAGAGCCCTGATGACAATGAAACCACTGATAACAATGAGAGCGCTGATGACAATGAGACCACTGACAACAATGAGAGTACTGATGACAACCATGAGAATCCTGATGACAACGAGAACCCTTATGACAACAGTGAGAACCCTGAAGACAACACCGATGACAATGAAGAGAACCCTGAAGACAACGAAGAGAACATTGATGACAATGAGGAGAGCGCTGATGGTGATGAGAATCCCAACGGTGATGATGAGAACCCCAAAGGGGGCAACcacagcagcaacagcaacaaccaGGACAGCAGCGACAGTGATAATGAAGGGGACAATGAGGGCAGTGATATTGAAGACAACGATGGCAACGAAGGTGACAATGAAGGTAGTGATGATGACGGCAACGAAGGTGACAATGAAggcagtgatgatgatgacagagACATTGAATACTACGAAAATGACATTGAAGACTTTGGCAGGGATCACCGTAACAGCACCAACCTGGATGACTATGAAGACGAGGTAGAGAACATCTCCGAATCAGAATCATCagtggaggaagaagaagaggagggcaGTGAGGAAG GCAGCGAGCAAGAAGGTGAGTACAGCGAGGACGAGGAAGGAAtcgaggaggaggaaggaatagAAGACTCAGAAGGAGGGGAAGACTCGGAAGATTCGGACATGGAGGAGGTGCTTCAGGTCCAAAACCCTTGGGCCAACCTGGGGAAGAGGGGCAAAACAGGATAA
- the GPR173 gene encoding probable G-protein coupled receptor 173, with amino-acid sequence MANTTGEPEEVSGALSPPSASAYVKLVLLGLIMCVSLAGNAILSLLVLKERALHKAPYYFLLDLCLADGIRSAVCFPFVLASVRHGSSWTFSALSCKIVAFMAVLFCFHAAFMLFCISVTRYMAIAHHRFYAKRMTLWTCAAVICMAWTLSVAMAFPPVFDVGTYKFIREEDQCIFEHRYFKANDTLGFMLMLAVLMAATHAVYGKLLLFEYRHRKMKPVQMVPAISQNWTFHGPGATGQAAANWIAGFGRGPMPPTLLGIRQNGHAASRRLLGMDEVKGEKQLGRMFYAITLLFLLLWSPYIVACYWRVFVKACTVPHRYLATAVWMSFAQAAVNPIVCFLLNKDLKKCLRTHAPCWSTGGAPAPREPYCVM; translated from the coding sequence ATGGCCAACACCACTGGAGAGCCCGAGGAGGTGAGCGGCGCACTGTCTCCACCATCGGCATCGGCTTACGTTAAGCTGGTGCTGCTGGGACTGATCATGTGCGTGAGCCTGGCGGGCAATGCCATCTTGTCCCTGCTGGTGCTCAAGGAGCGTGCCCTGCACAAGGCTCCTTACTACTTTCTGCTGGACCTGTGCCTGGCTGACGGCATACGCTCTGCCGTCTGCTTCCCCTTTGTGCTGGCTTCTGTGCGCCACGGCTCCTCCTGGACCTTCAGTGCGCTCAGCTGCAAGATTGTGGCCTTTATGGCCGTGCTCTTTTGCTTCCATGCGGCCTTCATGCTGTTCTGCATCAGCGTCACCCGCTACATGGCCATCGCCCACCACCGCTTCTACGCCAAGCGCATGACACTCTGGACATGCGCAGCTGTCATCTGCATGGCCTGGACCCTGTCTGTGGCCATGGCCTTCCCACCTGTCTTCGATGTGGGCACCTACAAGTTTATCCGTGAGGAGGACCAGTGCATCTTTGAGCATCGCTACTTCAAGGCCAATGACACGCTGGGCTTCATGCTTATGTTGGCTGTGCTCATGGCAGCCACACACGCTGTCTATGGAAAGCTGCTCCTCTTCGAGTATCGTCACCGCAAGATGAAGCCTGTGCAGATGGTGCCAGCCATCAGCCAGAACTGGACATTCCATGGCCCTGGGGCCACCGGCCAGGCTGCTGCCAACTGGATCGCCGGCTTTGGCCGTGGGCCCATGCCACCAACCCTGCTGGGTATCCGGCAGAATGGGCATGCAGCCAGCCGGCGGCTGCTGGGCATGGACGAGGTCAAGGGTGAAAAGCAGCTGGGCCGTATGTTCTACGCGATCACACTGCTCTTCCTGCTCCTCTGGTCACCTTACATTGTGGCCTGCTACTGgcgagtgtttgtgaaagcctgcACCGTGCCCCACCGTTACCTGGCCACCGCTGTTTGGATGAGCTTCGCCCAGGCTGCCGTCAACCCGATCGTCTGCTTCCTGCTCAACAAGGACCTCAAGAAGTGCCTGAGGACTCACGCCCCCTGCTGGAGCACAGGAGGTGCCCCGGCTCCTAGAGAACCCTACTGTGTCATGTGA